The Deltaproteobacteria bacterium genome contains the following window.
CGGGACGAGACCATCGCCAGGGCGTTGGAGTCGGGCGCCGCCGACTACATCGTCAAGCCCTTCTCGCCCACCGAGCTCACGGCGAGGATCCGGGCGGCCCTGAGACGGCGGGCCGACCCGGAGTCCTTCGTGCTCGGCGATATCGCCATCCGCTACGAGGAGCGCCGAGTGACCGTGGCCGGCCGTCCCGTGACTCTGACGGCCACTGAGTATAATCTGCTGCGCCTGCTCTCCCTGAACGCCGGACGGGTCACCACCTACGAGGCCCTGTTCCGCCAGCTCTGGA
Protein-coding sequences here:
- a CDS encoding response regulator transcription factor — translated: RDETIARALESGAADYIVKPFSPTELTARIRAALRRRADPESFVLGDIAIRYEERRVTVAGRPVTLTATEYNLLRLLSLNAGRVTTYEALFRQLWNGQEFGDVRLVRNFVKNLRRKLGDDPARPVYILNERGVGYSMPAPERS